cggagcttaggcgaagccctgcgtcggtggaacatcatcatcgtcaccacggcgtcgtgctgacgaaactctccctcaacactcggctggatcggagttcgagggacgtcatcgagctgaacgtgtgtagaactcggaggtgccgtgcgttcggtacttgagcggtcggatcgtgaagacgtacgactacatcaaccgcgttgtgataacgcttccgctgtcggtctacgagggtacgtggacaacactctcccctctcgttgctatgcatcaccatgatcttgcgtgtgcgtaggaatttttttgaaattactacgttccccaacagcccaGGCGTGTGGCTCTGGCGGCTGCACGTCCGGCTGGTTGAGCTGCGGTGGTGGCGGCATGCTGCAGCTCCTGgatggcggcgcggcggcgccgcGTAGGTGGATGTGCTGCGGCGGTCGTGGGGAGCGGTCCCTGGCCTCCGGGGCGGTGTGTGCTCTGCCAGCTCCGGCCGTGCGAGCAGTGGAGAGGTGGTCATGGCTGTTGGCGGCGGCTCCGGGTCGGTGTCGTGTGGCATGGCCGCTGGTGCTTCCGGTGAGGGTGGTGGCTCCCTGGATGTGTCAAGGGCTATGGCGCGGTGGGCTGTCCTCGCGGCAGTACGGTGATGGTGGTTGTCGTGGGTCTCTGGATGAAAGTTTCTGCCCGACTCGATCGgtgccggcgacggcggcgctctGTTGCGCCGTTTCCATCTTGATGGCGTCGTCGAGGAGCCCCGACCCGCCTCCAACCAAAGGAACCTCGTCTTCCAGGTGAAACCGAGATTTAGTTTGCTGGATCGGATGGCGGCGGCGTCTTCTTGGACGTCGTTTATCTTTCTCGGAGGCGCCATCTTTGGAGACGAGGTTCGGTTGGCGCTTGTGGCTTTTGTGCTTCTGGTGGTATGCCGAGACAGTGGATGCCGGAGCGGGGCTCCGGACGGTGGATGTATGCCGAGGCGGCGGCCTCGGACGGTCATGCAACGGCGGTTCTATGGGGTAGGTCCGCTGCTTTGCTTGGCATGGGCGGCGACCTGGTGCTGCGAGGGTGGCCAGTTCGTCGGCTCGGTCGACGCGATCTGTGGGGTCGGTCTGGCTGGAagtcggggcggcggccccggatGTTTGGTACAACGTTCGTGGTCTGCGGGCGGTCGTCTCGTGTAGTAAGGGCTACGAGGCGCCTGAATCGCGCGGCGTTGTGGCTCGCGGGCGGGCGGGGGATGTCGGAGCGGCGGCTCCGGAGTcgggtgtgtgtgtttgttgcAATGTTGCCTTGGGTCGTGTGGTCGGCAAGGGTTCGTTGCGTGTGCGGTTTTTCGGTCTGGTTTTCCTCATAATTTGGGCCACTCTGTTAGGTTTTCGATCCAGTTTCCCTCATAAACTGGATCAACTCTCTTCTTCTATAATGCAAAGCCAGAGCACCTGGCCCTCTGACGAGGTTCCGTCAAAAAAAAGGTGCAGCATGTGCATGCGCCAACCTGGATTGTCACCAACAGATGCTCATGTTGGAGTGATACGCATAAGAGCAAGTATAATAGAGCTGACTCAGCGGGCTATAAGGAATAAattagtatatttctgcttagttggaggaaagagaagaggagaaagaagaggagagagaagataAGCGGGCTCTTcatgaagagccagctctagcacgtgctcctaggcactttgtgagaatgaaaggtgggccacataataaaaaaaatacacttatttGATCTActattatacatgttggctataagatgggttgTAGATGACATAGCATTAGCTtgtagccagcagctggctatactattaaccatgctgtAATGGGGACTCACTCCAGCAAGATCATCTATTGGAGACTCGCTCCAACGTGACCGTCTGTCTGTTGAAGGCTGCCATCTGTCGAGCTGTACGCCTTCAGACTATTTCAAGCATTCAACTTGTGCGCCTTTCTCTCTAACTCATTATGAGTTGAGTTCATTAGGATTTGTTCGCTCAATGGCATTATCCAGGTGGGCACAAAGGTGCACGCACCTGGCTTGAGATTCTAGGGAAGAGATTAGCCAATTGATCAAAGCCGATTAAGCTGGTCCCTCCCTGCTTTATGGAAGCAAAAAAACAAATATTAAGCTTGCATTATTGGGGAAACTAAATTGATGTGCCTAGTGCTAGTTGTACATTTGGTTGGCTATTATGTAATGCATATTAATTACTAGTGGTTCACTTGAGTACGCACTGGAGGACGTCACTATCAGTCGACTGCTAAGCTAGAACATGCCTTATTTCCTCTCATGAACCGCACTACTTGTAAAAAGAGGTACGAAAGACTGAAATGCCATCAAAGAACTAGCCATGGATAGGGGTGAATCAAAAGTtagctatccatgtgccagaaccATAACTAGGTTTCTTGAACTATTTGGTTCCAACTCTAGTCTACTGCAACTTGTTTCTGATTGAAAGGCTGTGTTGTTGTAACCTACTACTTGTAGCACTAGTCATGAACACATCTCCTGCCTTTTAAGCTTAATTAAACACGTTCCTGACTTTTCAGCCTAATTAGTGGTTTATTAGACAAATGACTCTAAACATTGAGACCTAGCAATTAATACTTGATATGTCAATATGAGGTACATTCCCGCAAAATATAATTGAGCATCCAAGTAATATGTTCATCTCCAAGCAAAATTCAAGTTTAGTACTAATGGATATTCCAAATTCTAGAACAAATCAATGAATGGTCTTCTCAATCTGTTTCTTCACTTTCTTCGCATTACGAGCTTATATTCCTGCTTAGCTTATAGCTTGTGTTTTCTTTTCTTAGATAAGCTGCTTCACTTGAATTTTATCTTGAAAGCTTTTAGTTCCGTAAATCATAAGCAAATGAGTAATTTTTATAAATTTGTTAGCGGCCTATTCACTCCACGCGTCTAGTCGATACCTTTAATCCATCAAAGCACCCCCTCACCCTCCCGCCAACATATGACATACACATACGATAAGCCATAGTCTTGAGATCCCGAATCTTGACCCATTTAGTCTCAACTTTGCTTTGATCGCCAATTTGAGCAACCTCCCGCCATGATTACAtccaaagaagaagaaataaggAAGCAAAGAAGAAGCAAATCAATTAAGCTCAAAATAGTATAGGACATTGAATTGTACAGTAATCTGGAAAATAAAACTTAGTACTTTTTCATGATCTCCTTCCAGCTTCTTGCTTGTTGATTTGAAAATGCTTCTTGATTGTCACTCGGTAACCAAATAACCTAATCGTCACCTTTCTCACCTCGTAGTCGTAGCCACACGACCTTGATAACTCTCTAGACCTTGTAACGGGCTTCGATGCCCGTCGACGCTCTTCGTGATAGCGTGGCCTCACAAGACCACAGGGGAAATCGAAAGGGTGAGAAAAATTACCAAGATTTAGTGGCTTGTGGAGCAACAAGTCTGATAAATTTTGGAACCTTATGCcaaaagaggaagaaaaggaagataCATTTTAAGCTGACACGGTTGCCCACCTCCCCGGCTCCACCTCCGGCTCCCTCATTCGGGAGGGACAGTGCCAGCACTGACTTCCTCACCCTGAAGTACAGATCACCGCTAGATATTTTTGGTTTTGTTAAGGATATTTTGGAGTTCCAtgccccaccccaccccaccccacccgccgCCAAACTTTTGAACAAACCCATGCGGGAGCAGAATAAAACTCGGCGTGAAAGATCTCTCTCGTCTCCCTGTCATGGCGTATATAAAATAGCCCCATCGCCCTCCACATGCTCCTCTTCCATTGCTTGCTTGCTCCTCTGTTCTCCTCGCATTATTTCCCTCCGCCTCCTTCCTCGCATTCAGCCGCAAagccttctctcctcctcctttgACTTGCTTCCAAGAAAGCCGATCGCCATGCGCGTGCAGTGCGACGTGTGCGGCCTCGAGCCGGCCGCCGTGCTCTGCTGCGCCGACGAGGCCGCGCTCTGCTCCCCCTGCAACCGCCGCGTCCACCGCGCCAACAAGCTCGCCGGCAAGCACCGCCGCCTCACCCTCCTCCAGCCCTCCCCGGCCGCCAACGACGCCGCCGCGCCGCTCTGCGACGTCTGCAAGGTGCGTGCGGTGCCTGCGCTCCATCTCCGTCCGATGCTGCGACACTGAGCTGAGCTGAGCTGAGCTGAGCTGACGGTGTTTCTTCGCTGGATTGTTTGCAGGAGCGGAGGGGGCTCGTGTTCTGCGTGGAGGACCGGGCGATCCTGTGCGCCGACTGCGACGAGCCCATCCACAGCGCCAACGACCTCACGGCCAAGCACAGCCGCTTCCTCCTCGTCGGGGCCAAGCTGTCCGCCGACCCCGTGGACCAGGAGATCCCCTCCCCGGACGGAAGCTCCGTCGAGCAGGACGACTGCTCGGCCTCGGCCGCCGAGGAAGCCCCTGCAGTTCACGACGCCAGCCAcgccggtggaggaggaggaggaggaggaggaagcagCATTTCAGACTACCTCACCAACATCTGCCCCGGCTTTGAAGTCGACGAACTCCTCTTCGACGACGCCGCCTTCGTCGCCGTAAGTCGCCGCCGACCATCTGTTTACCCGGTTCTGTCCACCGCAGCGTACGTGCGAAAACTAAACGCCCAAACCTTTGCACTTGGCAGAAGCAGAAGGGGCGCGACGAGCAGGTGCCGTTCATGGACGCCGACCTCTTCGACGTGGTCGCCGCCGAGCGCCCGGGGAAGCGCGGCGCATGGGCGCCCCACGTGCCGCATACGCCGGCGCCGGCCTGGGGCCTGGAGGAGTTTCCGGCCGCTATGGTggccccggcggcggcggcgaaggccAAGCAGGGGCACGTGCGGGAGTGGTACCACAGCGACAGCGACAGCGACGTGTTCGCCGTGCCGGAGATCACGTCGCCGCCGGCCAAGCGGGCGCGGCCGTCGTCGTTCTGGTGCCTGTGAACGAGCTTGCGCGGCGGCCAACCACCCACGCCGCCGCAGCAACCGGGCGAGCTACGTACCTGTGGCTCGATCGATCCATCACTAGTGTAATCTTTGCTCGTTGTAGCTTGGTGTGACTGAAGTGGTACCGAACTCTAGTAGCGCACCTATGGTATAGTAGAGTACGCTGTTTTTTATGTATAAGAATGAGATGTTGCTGTTGTATCATAAATAAGTAGCGAACGAATCGTGATCTCCTTCAACTCTATCACACCTGAAAACTAAATTGCACGTACGGAAACCAAATGTATCTCCAAGCAAGTAATGTGTATGAGACTGTATTTTCGAGAGAAAAAAGTAATGTATGCGACCCATCGAGATGTTGTGCTTCTGTTCTACTCCTCCGCAAGTTCCCGATGGGAGTCGAACCCCGGTCTACAAGATAACACCACTGCGTCCTTGCCAAATTGCACGTACGGAAACCAAATGTATCTCCAAGCAAGTAATGTGTATGAGACTGTATTTTCGAGAGAAAAAAGTAATGTATGCGACCCATCGAGATGTTGTGCTTCTGTTCTACTCCTCCGCAAGTTCCCGACGGGAGTCGAACCCCGGTCTGCAAGATAACACCACTGCGTCCTTGCCACTGAGCTACAGCCTAGTCCTCACTACCTTCATAACTTAACATAAGACATTTTTTGACATTGTCACCGAGGAAGTTTCTACCAAAATTTGAAAACTAACTGGGTAACTTTAGAGCATTGCTGATTTTCCAGATTGAATCACATCAATCTGATAGAATAGTTGACTGGTGAGCTTGCATTATCGTGTACCCTCGTGTTACAGCAGACAACAATTGTTTGTCAAAACCAAAACTGAACCGAAGGTTATTAGTATTTTTTTAGGTAGTTAGATTAggcgtgtgcgtgcgtgtgttgTTGTGTGTTGTAATGGTGTACtatgaaatactccctccgtctcaaaataagtgtctcaaccttAATACAAATTTATACTAAGTTAGTAtaatttttttttgagaaacaagAGTAAAAGATTACTCAAAGGGGGTTttacacttattttgggacggagggagtagttgattCACTCCTTCCATGTATAGCTAACTTATGGGGGCAAGTCGGTCTCGATCGAAGGGGTCCAGGTGACCCACAATCGAGCacggcgccccccccccaggcTTGTGAGCCTAGGGTGGCCCCCTCTGGCACTTCTTTGCTGAAGTATTTTTCatttattccaaaaaaaatctccgtagaGTTTCATCCAATTCTGAGAACTtcttatttctgcacaaaaacaacaccaatgtacttttgctgaaaacagcgtcgaTCCGCATTAGTTTCACTCGATCATGCAAATTAGAGGCCAAAACAAAAGCAAAAGTGTTTGAAAAAATAGATACATTTGAGACGTATCACCAACCGATACATTTCCAACTTTACTTGAGGAACAAGTAAGGCTGACTCCTCGGTTTACAAAGGCCCTGTATACAATCttgttgtaacgccccaagaccgacgcttcagaagacttccttattttcgtgatcgccgtgtgtttcttttgtgcttgctctttatttttcattgcatcatgtcatcatgccgtcatgtcattaatttttaaaactcaaccaagtaaattgcatggatcttcgatccatttaaatcgagggaaatgcacatggtgatttctctttataacatatttcctcccaatattattagggagctatattaaaatattcctttcgttggagttcaccataacacacttgcaaatatcccaatgcctttgttatcttaattcttggtctccaacctcgcattatatttttttcatcttattccggagctccaccaaaaatccgaacatttttggaccttcccaaccctcacttccttcaAATCATATCGTCCAATCAGGCCACctctatttttcctggatcaagcgcatttttGTGAGTCTGGGAAAATTGTCCGCATGCGCaaattctttccctaaccctatctttcttttcttctctctaataTTTTTCTGCTAAAAAGAAAtaagggagagagaagagagagaatcCCAGCCGGCCACTTGGGCCTCCTGTAGCCGCAGTCCACttggcccaaggcccagccgcGCCATAACCCTAGCCCGATCGATTCCCCATCTCTCCCTTCGTTCTCCTCCTGCGCCGCCACTCACCCATCGCCGATCCCCATCTCCCTCTCGTCTCCTCCCTCGCGCTGCCTCCCTCACAGAAAGAGAAAGGAGCAGAGCCTCGCGCTTCTCCCTCCGCGCGATCTCCTCCTCACCCTCTCTATCTCCTAGCGCGCCCTTCGCCTGCCTGCTCCCTCCTGCTTCTCTTCCTCGTCTCGCCCCGcgaccccgccgccgctccggcgggcGAGCCCATGCTCCGACGCCGCCGTCCTTGTGCTGCAACGCTGTAGACAGAGCCCTGCCTCTGTCTCCTTCTTCCCCGCGCGTGAGTTGCTCTCCTCCGCCAGCCACCTCCCGCTCGCCTCCTTCTTCTCTTCCTCGCGCGCCCGCGACCATGGCTGCCTCGTCATCAAGCTCGCCGTCGTCTCCCTGGTGGCCGACTGCGTCGACCTCCTCTGCAAGGACAAGCCACTTCTGCGGCCACCACGAGCACCACCAGCAGCAGCTTCAGGACGTCCCCGCCGCCAAGTCCCTCGCCGCCTCTCTCTGCTACACCTCGTGCGACCTCCTGCCTCGTTCCCACGCCGCTCGTCGCCAAAAGCCAGCAAGAGGAGCCCCGCCTCCACTTGAGGGCTCCGCGACATCCTCTGCTGCACCTCCACCGGCCGGCGACCTCACCTGAACCTCGCCGGCGAGCAGCCCGCTAGGATAGGCCAGTCTCGCTCGGAACCAGCCTCCTCCACGCGCTAATCCTGCGGCCGTCGCCCCTGCATCGCGCCAAGTCCCTGCATCGCGCCCCTGTTGCTGTTGACGTCAAGTCCAACGACCACCGAGCGTGGAATTCGCCAATTACACCACCGGCAAGACTAAAACACTGAAACGACAAGGTCGACTATGTTTTGCTGCCTCTCTGGATCGCCAAGTTCCACAAGACACAAGTACCACGACGACCGTTGTTCGCCAAGTACCCTCTCCGGATCGCCGAGCTCGAATACCGATGACATGTACCACAACCGTCGCCTTGGGTTTCGTCAAGTTCCTATACGACCCGTGTACAACTACCGTCTCCCCGAAGACTTGGATTCGTCAAGTACCTCTCCGAAACgaacgtgtaccactacttccactacgaccGTCCCGAGAACGTCTACTTCCCTCAACGGACTTGATCCGTTCCAAAATGCACGTttcgaaggtataaccgccgaAACGACGCCCGTGAACGTATGATTGTGATGTATGAGTTTCTCATGTTCGAACCGTGTCCCAGTTGTCGCTTGCGCGCTCCTCGTTTCCTTGCCACCGTCTTGTGGGacacccggtaaccgggatcaccccaccatcttgcatgacacgctcacgccacgcttccttttgcaccggaatctccgtgagctaccggaaccgggatgttgccgtggcaccatttccgtttcaccgccgtggcacccttttccttccgccatggtgacaaatgcctcgtatcatgctcatgtcaacattttcataaactTGCTTAAAAtgtgcatatgtcatccgcatcacgataacaacatttaaaaggTCTACAactgatgtttgcattaaaattgttaaatgacatgaggatttttcggaattgtcgtttgttatttccggcctcatttaaacttgcctacataggttgtttaattatgcttcacctcttgccatgttaatcaacatttaatattgatgggtacataaccgagagaactaaacaattgatgtggtgtttcgtcaatatgcaactcgttgcatattgagctccacttaatttgtagtattgtttgttgcattttcccatgccatgcctctttaaaccggacatgcatcatacttgactgtgcatcatgccatgtgtatgtggtggttgtttactatgttgtttgtttcttttccgggtggcttctctcgttagcttcggtttcgttccggagttgtgaggattcgttcgactacatccgtttgtcttcttcatggactcgttcttcttccttgcgggatctcgggcaagatgaccataccctcaaaatcacttctatctttgcttgctagttgttcgctctattgctatgcagcgctacctaccacttgctatttcatgcctccgatattgccatgaacctctaacctttgtcacccttcctagcaaaccgttgtttggctatgttaccgcttttgctcagcccctcttacagcgttgctagttgcaggagaagatgaagattgctccaggttggattatatttatgttgggatatcacaatatctcttatattattaatgcatctatatacttggtaaagggtggaaggctcggccttatgcctggtgttttgttccactcttgccaccctagtttccgtcataccggtgttatgttccttgattttgcgttcctaacgcggttgggtgatttatgggaccccccttgacagttcgctttgaataaaactcttccagcaaggcccaaccttggttttacatttgccttacctagcctttttcccttgggagtcgcgcatcccgagggtcatcttattttacccccccgggccagtgctcctcggagcgttggtccaaactagagccctttgcagcgccacctcggggaaacttgaggtctggttttagttgtacggactgctcatccggtgtgccctgagaacgagatatgtgcagctcctatcgggatttgtcggcacattcgggcggctttgctggttttgttttaccattgtcgaaatgtcttgtaaccgggattccgagactgatcgggtcttccatggagaaggtttatccttcgttgaccgtgagagcttatgatgggctaagttgggacacccctgcagggtattaaacttttgagagccgtgcccgcggttatgaggcagatgggaatttgttaatatccggttgtagagaacttgacacttgaccttaattaaaacgcatcaaccgcgtgtgtagccgtgatggtctcttctcggcggagtccgggaagagaacacggctttcgggttatgtttgacgtaagtaggagttcaggatcacttcttgatcattgctagctccacgaccgttccgttgcttctcttctcgctcttatttgcgtatgttagtcaccatatatgctagtgcttgctgcagctccacctcattacctcatatttcctataagcttaaatagtcttgatctcgtgggtgtgagattgctgagtcctcgtgactcacagatacttccaaaacagttgcaggtgtcgatgataccagtgcaggtgacgcaactgagctcaagtgggagctcgatgaagatcttgttcgttgtgttgtttcttttcatatttgatcagtagtggtgcccagttgggacgatcggggatctggcagttgggttgtcttcttttcttttggttccgtagtcggacctatgtgtgtatcttgaatgatgtatgatttaattatgtattgtatgaagtggcgattgtaagccaactctttatcccattcttgttcattacatgggattgtgtgaagatgacccttcttgcgacaaaaccacaatgcggttatgcctctaagtcatgcctcgacacgtgggagatatagccgcatcgtgggcgttacaagttggtaatcagagccatccccgacttaggagccccctgcttgatcgaatcgctggcgttgttgagtctagaacaaaaatgttttgagtcttaggattatatatatcggagagtaggattctttttactcctcagtcccttcgtcgctctggtgaggtctcctgacgtagaagttttgactcttctctcctcaaatttcacaaaaaaaaaaatttaggatcacgcgggtatcttggaatcgttccgatggttttgtgacgagaacattgttcttggtgcctcctgacatttaggggttgtggcagtgtcccggggagttgagctccgaggtgttgtcgtcacaattttatcgttgcagttctggaatacctgagtttcgccgacatcgaaatctcttttatgcagttgttggtgagatcacctcgacgccacccagtactggggcgggagttcgggagtattgccataactagtataacggatgcttttcgaaggttgaggtaaacgatttccggagttttcttggttatgtgttgacggatggatacagctggatctaggtattgttagtttgggtgatatattttgtgtcccttgtatccccaacaccagattgcataaccagaaagtttcgggagtttataagtgggaattcaagtagctcttaggatatctttccgacagacgcatgatatgagattggggttcgacgtctagtggtccgcctgtacacggttggttttacagtggtctcgtagtgtcttaaagagtccttggctatgccgactcggggacgcttcgtatgtcatgtgcactgccttgtacatgatggtgctgtacgatcgagcccgtgtgggccccaccacgaaaacttcggacgaaatctctatcatatgtttgttccggcttattttgcaagccaatcctttgttttgttttgttttgtggtattcgggttgcttcgaagtcaagtgttgattccatacctttcctaaacggtgttctcatatttctatatGGATACTAATCCTTTTTGATCTCGAGGTCGTCATGTtaaattcttttccaaccggcgtgtttctcttttagtggatccgatcattttcaacatccgcaagatcaattctaagcttttctcaacggtgtttgtttcatccgCCCCAAGGTGCCTTTGTTTtccccgccctcccacccttttccttcaaggaatcagatgtcttaaccaagtatccattttattcatgtgaagtttctccattcttttccatcaatgttcttatccggtgattctcaggaagatgctcaggaagcttcaagtttatcattcttcattctcgtattcttttccggtggattcaattgaagctttcagtgttgatcgtattcttttccgtgtttcaaatgttttctcatgccagtgtatctcttaatcattcacctctcgctttccatgtgttccggagtgttgaagatatctcagGAGACTCGCATTTCCATTctcaatccgttcaagctatctcgaggttgttatctcttttgggccatttaattcaaccggtgcaatctccttttcaagtaatcatttcaacggtgtttcttttaagtgggccctaacccacaggtctttttccaggatcttacctgactcttctaattcttccggagttattctcaaattctttgcaaagtttgacgtaagaatgatttatcatcagtcatatttctttctccaagatctttcaaattcttttcatcgttggttcaacatttctaattttcatcccggagtatctcaacaattcatgatggtgcttctcatcgtcattctcaacatttgaagaccgaaaaagaatttctcctaaatcttggtccgttctcttgaagattcatagttctagcttatgccatcctctcataattgtttttcgattgtgagaattcttttcttaTCCAtgcggagcatttcatgagttgttttcatttcttgatcatccaaaggccatcatttcagaagatttcttcgttctaagtttttaGATTCGTTCTCCAATTATCCTAAATTGTTGTCTCTTCattcatctccatattctcccggtgcaatgttcaagtatcctctagtcagctcgtaatctattcgttctcatgtatctaaattccCTCGAGTATTTTCGCGCGTTCTTTAATTCTTACGGTGTTTCGTCCTCTTTTCTTTAATTGTTTTCTATTCTCGCGGGGGTTCGCTCAAGAttttttctcttc
This sequence is a window from Aegilops tauschii subsp. strangulata cultivar AL8/78 chromosome 7, Aet v6.0, whole genome shotgun sequence. Protein-coding genes within it:
- the LOC109731510 gene encoding B-box zinc finger protein 21 → MRVQCDVCGLEPAAVLCCADEAALCSPCNRRVHRANKLAGKHRRLTLLQPSPAANDAAAPLCDVCKERRGLVFCVEDRAILCADCDEPIHSANDLTAKHSRFLLVGAKLSADPVDQEIPSPDGSSVEQDDCSASAAEEAPAVHDASHAGGGGGGGGGSSISDYLTNICPGFEVDELLFDDAAFVAKQKGRDEQVPFMDADLFDVVAAERPGKRGAWAPHVPHTPAPAWGLEEFPAAMVAPAAAAKAKQGHVREWYHSDSDSDVFAVPEITSPPAKRARPSSFWCL